The Purpureocillium takamizusanense chromosome 11, complete sequence region CAGTGAGCATCAGGGGGAAGATGATTCCGCCGATTccgcccgccgtggacgCCATGCCGGTGGcgaagccgcggcggcgacggaaccagtggccgacggcggcgatgcacGGCGTGAAGAGGAGGGAGGTGCCGAacccggcgaggacgccgaagGAGAGGATAAAGTGCCATAGCTCTGGGTGCGGCGTATTGTTAGACTCCACTTATCAGAAGGGTCAGTCATCATGAAGCAAGAAAAGACTCACGAGTTGAGAAGCTCATGCAGACAACACCGACCGTCGTGCTCGTACagccggcgatgatgagccAGCGCGGGCCATACTTGTCGAAGATGGGTCCAATGTACACTCcgcagaagaaggcgaggaaAGTGTAAATCGAAAAGATCCAACCGACGGTCCCCTCGCTGTGGCCTTTGAGCTGGTGGCTCAGCGTGTAGGCCTGGAAGACGCCAATCGTGTTCATCAAGCCCATCGAGGATATCAAGGCGAACCAcgcgccgaagacgacgatcCACGCCTTGGCACCGCCTTCCGGATACGTCTCTTCaaacgaggccgtcgtcgaagccctcgtcgcccgcttcTCCAGGTCGTTATCACCTTGAAGCTGTTGCGGCGCTTCTTGGACTCCATGCTCGCTCTTTTCGTTGCCGTTCGTGTAAGCGTTGCTGCCGGCCCCGCTGGGTGCGGCATCATGGTTCAGGTCTTGGCCGgtcccccgcgccgcgtcgtAGGTGGCGTTGTCGTCCCCTTCCAACAAGTCATCGTGGATCGCTCGCGAGTTCACCTGATGAACGTCCATAACTAACGCTTGGGAGGGGAGTGTCTTCTTCAGACTGGCAGCGGGGACTCACGGAAGAGAAGGAAGCGGCTTATGTCGTTTATCAAGGTTGGTTCATAACAGCCGTTCAACGTTGGTGAAagaggggaggagagggaaaTTGGGCTTCAGTGTGGGTGAGATTTTGTTGTGTCCGGCTACGGTGGAAACCGTGACTAAAGATCTTGAAGCCATGACGGAAGGTGGGTTATTTGCCGTTTTCAACTCCTCGGCTTTCGGCGCCGGGCGAAAGAGTTGAAGGgtgggtcgccgccctcccacTACCTCTTTGGCCCGCCCCGACACACCAGAGTCTTGCGGTGACGAAATCTGCGTACTAAACTTCGAATGGGGGCCTACAACCTCGTTTCAACTGTGCCTGGGGCCTGTCGGCTGCCGTCCCGCCGGCGACAGCCTCTCGGAGTATGGCCGGAGTTGCGGCCTGCTTGGGAGAGCCAATCGCCATCGCTCAGACAAGTTCAACGAGGGGACCAACAAGTGAGCATGGTTCATCCCGCAACGATCCATACCCTGAATCCGTGCCGAccactacttcgtacgggCTACCCTCGTGTTTGTAGCTCTGAGATACGACCAGGTGTGAGGCGTGTCCAAGCAACTTCGCTCCAGATTTGGTGGGTTATTACCAATCAAACCGACGATCTCAGAAAGCTCACCGGCATGTTCAAGCAAGCACATGGCCTTTTTGATTGCTAATCGATTAGCCTTTGAGCCGAATCAATGCTGGCTGAGCAAGGTGCGGCGGCCAACTCCCGTACAGCAGTTGGAACGAGCCGCTGTCTTTTTTCTCCCACAGGAGCACGCAACCGAGGCGGCGCAAACGTCATGCACCGTACAGGGGTTATCGTGACCTCGCATTGCGGCATCTCGTTGCCCTACGATGCGACGCTGTCATTCGGTGCCATCactcgtcctcatcctcgtcctcgataTCCTCGACGGTAGCTGAGAGTGATGTCGTGCCTTGCTCGGGGGCCGGTGGTCCAGCCTTCGGCTGCTCGCCGACCCCCGTTGTTGTTTTCAAGTAACCCTCTCGCTCCAGTCGATCTGCCTCTTCCGGTTCCATAagccctccttggcctttgccCTTCATCATTTTTGCCTGCACCGCTGCGGGGACAAAGGCTGAAACGGCTTCTTGCCGCAAGTCGCGAATGACGGGTTTTGCTTCGTATACTGTCTTGTGCTCGACCACTggcgccggctgctgcttggccttgtccgTCTCCATGTCCGTCTCTCCTCGATCGTCCTGCCTGGCGGCGTTCTCCGCGTTTCGTCGTGCTCGGCGCTTCGCGTACCACTTATCCAGTACCTCTTTTGGTATTGGAGGGGGCGTATCTCGAGGCATGGGAATTCTCCGAACGTCATCTGGGACGTCATCGTCACTGCTGGACGCGTCTTCTGACCCTCGTCTCCGCTTGCCCAAAACACCGTGCCTGAAGTCGCCATCGCGCCGTTGATTAAAGGTAGGCGCTTTATCGCCGAGCGCATCTCTGGCCTTCGTCACCGCCTTTAGTTCTTTCTGAAGCCCCTCCAACACTTGTTCTTCTCGGCTCGAAAGCTTGCCGCCTTTGGAGGTGACAGCCTGAAGGTCATCGATTTGTTGTTGAATGCGATCGGGATTCTTGCGAGCTAATCTCTCATTGCGCCGTTCTTGAACTTCGGCCTTGCCTGGGATTTCGGTCAATCTTTTGGTCTGTAAGGCATGTTCGACCGTGGCATGGACCTTTCTTGATAGCCTTTGCCTTGTCCGCCTTCCGTTGGGCTTGGACTGGGTTGTAGTTCTTCTCCTTCGGCATTTTGGCCTGCTTTAGGAAATGACGCTCGCCGCTGAATCCGAATCAGATATGTCTGGTTGGTACCCGCGCAGACCGATGCGACTGTCGTGTTGTCCTTTGCCGGGAGTCAAGGACGAGATTTCCCAGAGCGCGCTCGTGCCTTCCACGGAGCTACACCCACTGCTCTGCTATCATAGTGGGTCCTGATGACTCAGCAGCTTGTAGTTCCTCAATCCGCCAAAAGCGCAGGCTCTCGTCAAACACTTGGACAGATACGTGTCAGTCTTTAAAACTCGGAATCGACAGTTGCTTTCGTACATTCGTACTAGGCTACGGGCTTCTGAAATGCCTTCCGGTATTTCCCCAAGTCCAGAGGCGACGCTTGACGTGGATGTGACACAGCGCATCGATGCATCATGGAGAGTCTGCCAAGCGCTTCCAAGTTGGGCTCGGCCAAGACAATGCTCAGGCTTTTCTTTCATTGCGCCTAAGGTTGCCGCTGTTGAGACATTATTTTCTCAAGGACCCCAAGCTCCCAATACGTCTTTGCTTTGTCCCCCTGCTTGACCACCATTCCGCCCCGATTCCAAACTCTTGACTCTTCGAACGAGGAGGCCGGTGCACAACGGGCCTAGAATTGTGCAAAGAACGATGGCCCAGGTGACGGCAAGGAAGATTTCTGAGCCGCCGTCTGAGCCGGAACGCCCAAACACGCCGTGGCTTTGTGCGACAGAGGAGATGAGAAAGCCAATTTCTCCACGCGCAACCATGGCACAGCCCATGATGGCTGCAGGATACAACGACAACGGCTTCAAGGGATGCGGAGACGTATTGCGATCTCTCGGTTGTGTTTCACCAGACGTCGTGCCTTCCGAGTGGCGCACCTCGCCTATTGAACAGTCATCACCTGCAGAGGCGTCGTGACTAGCTTCCCCCTCGCCGGTCGTACTGCTGCTCCCAGCGGCATCCTGCGGCTCCGTCGCCTGGTTCTGTGTTTCGGGTATGTCTCCTGGGTGCCGTTGCTGAAGCTCCGTTGCTGCATCTTGGGCTGGGGACGCCTTCCGGTGCTCCAGCTTGAGCTGTTTGATGCATGCCTTGATGCCGGGAACGACTCCGGGGAACCGCACTAGCCACAGACCACAGGTCAGCTTGGCAATGCACATGAGGATGGCATACACGATGCCCTTCCAGAGCGCATTGCCGGAGAACATGCGGGCGATTGGTATGGAGAAGCCGATCGATCCAAAGAAGAAtggctgcagcagcctctGGACCACGGGCTCGTAGTAGTGCGCATAGACTTCGCGTCCGGAGTAGTTATCAGCGGGGTCTGATTCGACAAGGCGTGGCCCTGGGTCCGTGGCTGGGACTTGTTGCGTCCCTGCAACGCTCCCAGCGTGAGGCACTTCGGCATCCCACCAGCTGATTGCTGCGCCAGCAATATACGCCGCAAACAAATTCGACGTGCCCGCATAGCTagacgcggcgacgagggccagaAGCAGTGCCGTGTGGAAGCCAAGAGCAGCACGTCGCGTGCGGAGGACTTTGTCGAGTCGGCTGCCCGGAGAGCTCTGCCGGTGGCTGTTCAAGGCCAGCGTTGCAGGCTTGACGAGCGCGAAGCATACTAGAGGTGTCACGGCTGTGAAGCCAAGAGACACAAGCACCGGCCGCAacaccgtcgtcgcggagaTGGACGCATCAGATGCGCCGAGACTAGCGACCACCTGAACCATAACCAagccgacgacatcgtccAGCATTGCGGCGCTCGCCAGCACCACGCCGAGTCGGGATTGGCTCAATCCACTCGATCGGAGGACAGTGAAGGTTGTCCCGAGGCTCGTGGAacacagcgcagcgccggcagcaaAGCACTCTAGCTTAGACGCCCCTACCAAAGTACCTAGCACGAAGGACAGGGCAATCGGCACGCCAATGCCGGTCACCGCGACTCCAATCGAGAGGAATATGTTGGCTTTCAATGAGCGAAAGTGCGTTGCAAGGCCGCCTATAGTCGCGACGTCAATTTGGCTTCATGGCATTGCGTTGCAGAGGACATGGGGTCGTCTACCTTCAAAGACAAGCAGAATGAGGCCGAGGTACCCCAACTGTACGATggtggcctcgacgtcgcgagAGAGTATCTCTCCTCCAGGAGTGCCATAGGCGACGCCGATAAGGATTTGTCCGATAAGCCCGCAGTAGAGAAGCGAGTTGACGATGTGGTTGAGGATATTGGACGCCAAGACAAACGAAGACTGTATTAGTATCGTGGTGATGGACGGCTCATGGTAAGCCAGCGCGGGCCAGTCGCTCCCTGACTGTTGTAACATGGCTACATGGCTGACGATTGCGATGACAATATAAGGAACGAGTTGGTATAATT contains the following coding sequences:
- a CDS encoding uncharacterized protein (EggNog:ENOG503NWXD~TransMembrane:12 (i96-117o137-159i166-185o191-212i224-247o259-277i298-321o333-352i364-383o389-412i424-442o454-475i)~COG:G); amino-acid sequence: MDVHQVNSRAIHDDLLEGDDNATYDAARGTGQDLNHDAAPSGAGSNAYTNGNEKSEHGVQEAPQQLQGDNDLEKRATRASTTASFEETYPEGGAKAWIVVFGAWFALISSMGLMNTIGVFQAYTLSHQLKGHSEGTVGWIFSIYTFLAFFCGVYIGPIFDKYGPRWLIIAGCTSTTVGVVCMSFSTQLWHFILSFGVLAGFGTSLLFTPCIAAVGHWFRRRRGFATGMASTAGGIGGIIFPLMLTALFDKVDYGWATRILALICLCCGLVGIALVRSRLPPAQNATAHPDIRIFKQTTFTLTTIGIFLLEFSLFIPLGYISTYALHKGFSQDFSFHLLPIMNAGSVVGRALPGYYADVVGPFNVCLFSVLLSLVACLCVWLPLGHTAAGIIVFSILFGFASGTSIAIAPVCIGRMCKTQQYGRYYATTYTVVSFACLIGIPIGGSLVQANGGSYNGLIILTGAVYIGSAAFLILAKTWDLGWKNWMAAY
- a CDS encoding uncharacterized protein (COG:S~EggNog:ENOG503P3KU) → MPKEKNYNPVQAQRKADKAKAIKKGKAEVQERRNERLARKNPDRIQQQIDDLQAVTSKGGKLSSREEQVLEGLQKELKAVTKARDALGDKAPTFNQRRDGDFRHGVLGKRRRGSEDASSSDDDVPDDVRRIPMPRDTPPPIPKEVLDKWYAKRRARRNAENAARQDDRGETDMETDKAKQQPAPVVEHKTVYEAKPVIRDLRQEAVSAFVPAAVQAKMMKGKGQGGLMEPEEADRLEREGYLKTTTGVGEQPKAGPPAPEQGTTSLSATVEDIEDEDEDE
- a CDS encoding uncharacterized protein (EggNog:ENOG503NZSD~COG:P~TransMembrane:11 (o12-35i42-60o72-94i101-122o134-152i164-185o205-228i249-268o364-383i490-513o533-556i)); this encodes MLQQSGSDWPALAYHEPSITTILIQSSFVLASNILNHIVNSLLYCGLIGQILIGVAYGTPGGEILSRDVEATIVQLGYLGLILLVFEGGLATHFRSLKANIFLSIGVAVTGIGVPIALSFVLGTLVGASKLECFAAGAALCSTSLGTTFTVLRSSGLSQSRLGVVLASAAMLDDVVGLVMVQVVASLGASDASISATTVLRPVLVSLGFTAVTPLVCFALVKPATLALNSHRQSSPGSRLDKVLRTRRAALGFHTALLLALVAASSYAGTSNLFAAYIAGAAISWWDAEVPHAGSVAGTQQVPATDPGPRLVESDPADNYSGREVYAHYYEPVVQRLLQPFFFGSIGFSIPIARMFSGNALWKGIVYAILMCIAKLTCGLWLVRFPGVVPGIKACIKQLKLEHRKASPAQDAATELQQRHPGDIPETQNQATEPQDAAGSSSTTGEGEASHDASAGDDCSIGEVRHSEGTTSGETQPRDRNTSPHPLKPLSLYPAAIMGCAMVARGEIGFLISSVAQSHGVFGRSGSDGGSEIFLAVTWAIVLCTILGPLCTGLLVRRVKSLESGRNGGQAGGQSKDVLGAWGP